The following proteins are co-located in the Rippkaea orientalis PCC 8801 genome:
- a CDS encoding Uma2 family endonuclease — protein sequence MVAATYKWSIDKWHELVDSGVLEGQKVELLEGDIVEMSPEGIEHSFTNESIVIYLRNKLSGLAHVREGHPITLDNSEPEPDIAIVRLPLANYRTHHPYAEDIYWLIEVSQRTLKKDLEEKVMTYARNGISEYWVIDLKNKKLIIHTQPSQDKYLQIVEYQSGIVKPQAFANIEIAIDNLLLY from the coding sequence ATGGTTGCAGCAACTTACAAATGGTCGATCGATAAATGGCACGAACTGGTGGACTCTGGAGTGCTAGAAGGGCAAAAGGTGGAGTTATTGGAAGGAGATATCGTTGAGATGAGTCCAGAGGGTATTGAGCATAGCTTTACTAACGAGAGTATCGTTATTTATCTGCGAAACAAACTATCTGGATTAGCTCATGTTAGAGAAGGCCATCCTATCACTTTAGACAATTCTGAACCCGAACCCGATATTGCTATTGTTCGCTTGCCTTTAGCTAATTATCGTACCCATCATCCCTATGCAGAAGATATTTATTGGTTAATTGAGGTATCCCAGCGAACACTCAAGAAAGACTTAGAAGAGAAAGTTATGACTTATGCGCGTAATGGGATCTCTGAATATTGGGTAATTGACCTAAAAAATAAGAAGTTAATTATTCATACTCAACCGAGTCAAGATAAATACTTGCAAATCGTTGAATATCAATCGGGAATAGTCAAACCTCAAGCCTTTGCTAATATCGAGATTGCGATCGATAATTTATTGTTGTATTAA
- a CDS encoding TPR end-of-group domain-containing protein: protein MSSRGYIERIKDILEAIKSIQNRTKNLNFNSFKTNETIIKAVLYDLIIIGEAATNISDETKQLSPKIPWQLMSDMRNLLAHEYLRVDVQIVWDTIDNNLTELIEPLENLLEARQLGYTKAIASYDKALEINPNDANTYYNKACTYSLQNNLELAIQNLQQAINLDEQYREMAKTDQDFDNIRDHEQFQNLVKLSKHDTKSGLENRVRD from the coding sequence ATGTCATCTAGAGGTTATATTGAAAGAATAAAAGATATCTTAGAAGCTATTAAAAGCATTCAAAATAGAACAAAAAATCTAAACTTTAATTCCTTTAAAACTAACGAAACAATTATTAAAGCAGTTCTTTATGATTTAATCATTATAGGCGAAGCAGCAACTAATATTTCTGATGAAACAAAGCAACTCTCTCCAAAAATTCCTTGGCAATTAATGAGTGACATGAGAAATTTACTAGCTCATGAATATCTCCGAGTTGATGTCCAAATTGTGTGGGATACTATTGATAATAACCTTACCGAATTAATAGAACCCTTAGAGAACTTATTAGAAGCGAGACAGTTAGGATATACCAAAGCGATCGCATCCTATGACAAAGCATTAGAAATTAATCCTAATGATGCCAATACTTACTATAATAAAGCTTGTACTTATAGCTTACAAAATAATCTAGAATTAGCCATCCAAAACCTACAACAAGCGATTAACTTAGATGAACAATACAGAGAAATGGCAAAAACTGATCAAGACTTTGATAACATTCGAGATCATGAACAGTTTCAGAATTTGGTAAAATTATCTAAACATGATACCAAATCCGGTTTAGAAAATAGAGTAAGAGACTAA
- a CDS encoding nucleotidyltransferase family protein, with protein sequence MVTNYSNQAAIYQRLQVNPDQLNRFCQQHLIAELSVFGSILRDDFSPSSDVDLLITYLPSAPRGLLEKIYLKEQLETLFHRPVDLISKPSLEKSHNWIKRQSILDSAEVIYSA encoded by the coding sequence ATGGTAACTAATTATTCAAATCAGGCAGCTATCTATCAACGCTTACAGGTTAACCCAGACCAATTAAACCGTTTTTGTCAGCAGCATTTAATCGCTGAATTGTCCGTTTTTGGCTCAATTTTAAGGGATGATTTCTCCCCCAGTAGTGATGTGGATTTACTCATTACCTATCTTCCCTCAGCCCCTAGAGGGTTATTAGAAAAAATTTACCTGAAAGAACAGCTAGAAACCCTCTTTCATCGTCCCGTCGATTTAATTAGTAAACCTAGTCTTGAAAAAAGCCATAACTGGATTAAACGTCAATCCATTCTTGATTCAGCCGAGGTTATTTATAGTGCATGA
- a CDS encoding DUF86 domain-containing protein, giving the protein MHDLAVLLDIYHAITLIFQYSHNVSYQELEANQEKQDAILRRITIIGEATKRLSPEFRQEHPSIPWKEIAGMRDIISHKYDEVDLAEVWTVIQINLPTLHNYIVTLLPEKNG; this is encoded by the coding sequence GTGCATGATTTAGCCGTCTTACTCGATATTTATCACGCCATTACTTTGATTTTCCAATACAGCCATAATGTCAGCTATCAAGAGTTAGAAGCTAATCAGGAAAAACAAGACGCTATCTTAAGAAGAATTACCATTATTGGCGAAGCTACTAAAAGATTGTCCCCAGAGTTTAGACAAGAACATCCGTCCATTCCTTGGAAAGAAATTGCCGGAATGAGAGACATTATTAGTCATAAATATGATGAAGTTGATTTAGCAGAAGTTTGGACAGTTATTCAAATAAATCTACCCACTTTACATAATTATATCGTTACCCTTTTACCCGAAAAGAATGGATAA
- a CDS encoding succinate dehydrogenase/fumarate reductase flavoprotein subunit, with translation MLQHDVIIIGGGLAGCRAALEIKRLTPTVDVAVVAKTHPIRSHSVAAQGGIAASLKNVDPNDSWEAHAFDTVKGSDYLADQDAVALLTQEAPNEIIDLEHLGVLFSRLDDGRIAQRAFGGHTHNRTCYAADKTGHAILHELVNNLRRNGVTIYDEWYVMQLILEDGDAKGIVMYHIADGYLEIVQTKVVMFATGGYGRVFNTTSNDYASTGDGLAMSAIAGIPLEDMEFVQFHPTGLYPVGVLISEAVRGEGAYLINSQGRRFMEDYAPSRMELAPRDITSRAITREIRAGRGVYPDGRPGGPCVYLDLRHMGKDMILSRVPFCWEEANRLVGVDAIYEPMPVRPTAHYCMGGIPVNTEGRVRLSGTQLAEGFFAAGECACVSVHGANRLGSNSLLECVVYGRITGRNIAEYVQGRKFSDFDVQGYLNAAKSRIETLLSKKGTVRIGALRQEFQDCMSDHCGVFRTQEGMQEGLNKIEAFKQQYEEVYLDDQDTCWNTELIEAMELQSIMAVGEIILTSALNRRESRGAHSREDYTQRDDPNFLKHTLAYYSPAGIDVQYMPVVINMFEPKERKY, from the coding sequence ATGTTACAACACGATGTCATTATTATTGGTGGTGGGTTAGCTGGATGTCGCGCCGCCTTAGAAATTAAACGCCTCACCCCTACCGTGGATGTAGCCGTTGTCGCCAAAACCCACCCCATCCGTTCCCATTCCGTCGCCGCCCAAGGAGGGATCGCAGCGAGTTTAAAAAACGTTGATCCTAATGATAGTTGGGAAGCCCACGCTTTTGATACCGTCAAGGGTTCAGACTACCTAGCCGACCAAGATGCCGTCGCCTTGTTAACTCAAGAAGCCCCCAATGAGATCATTGATTTAGAGCATTTAGGGGTGTTATTTTCGCGTTTAGACGATGGTAGAATCGCTCAAAGAGCCTTTGGTGGTCATACCCACAACCGTACCTGCTACGCCGCCGATAAAACCGGCCACGCCATTCTCCACGAATTAGTCAACAACCTACGACGGAACGGCGTGACTATCTACGACGAATGGTACGTCATGCAACTGATCCTCGAAGACGGGGACGCAAAAGGCATCGTCATGTACCATATTGCCGATGGTTATTTGGAAATTGTCCAAACCAAAGTCGTTATGTTCGCCACAGGAGGCTATGGGCGGGTTTTCAACACTACGTCTAATGATTATGCCTCTACGGGGGACGGCTTAGCCATGTCTGCGATCGCGGGTATTCCCTTGGAAGATATGGAATTTGTGCAGTTTCATCCCACTGGATTATACCCTGTTGGGGTCTTAATTTCTGAAGCCGTACGGGGAGAAGGAGCCTATCTCATTAATAGCCAAGGACGGCGGTTTATGGAAGATTACGCCCCCTCACGCATGGAATTAGCCCCCCGTGATATTACTTCCCGCGCTATTACCCGCGAAATTCGTGCCGGACGGGGAGTATATCCCGATGGTCGTCCAGGGGGTCCCTGTGTCTATCTCGACTTGCGTCACATGGGTAAAGACATGATCCTCAGTCGCGTTCCCTTCTGTTGGGAGGAAGCTAACCGACTGGTGGGAGTGGATGCTATTTATGAACCGATGCCTGTGCGTCCTACTGCCCATTATTGCATGGGAGGGATTCCTGTTAATACTGAAGGACGGGTTCGCTTGAGTGGAACGCAGTTGGCAGAGGGGTTCTTTGCGGCCGGGGAATGTGCCTGTGTGTCGGTTCATGGGGCTAACCGTTTAGGCAGTAATTCTTTGCTGGAATGTGTCGTTTATGGGCGAATTACGGGGCGCAATATCGCTGAATATGTCCAGGGTCGAAAGTTTTCTGACTTTGATGTTCAGGGCTATTTAAACGCGGCTAAAAGTCGTATTGAAACCCTTTTGAGTAAAAAAGGAACAGTTCGCATCGGGGCATTACGGCAGGAATTTCAAGACTGTATGAGTGACCATTGTGGGGTGTTTCGGACTCAAGAGGGAATGCAAGAAGGACTCAACAAAATTGAAGCTTTTAAACAACAATACGAGGAGGTTTATTTAGACGATCAAGATACTTGTTGGAATACCGAATTAATTGAGGCAATGGAATTACAAAGTATTATGGCAGTGGGGGAAATTATTCTCACTTCTGCTTTAAACCGTCGAGAAAGTCGCGGGGCTCATTCGCGGGAAGATTATACCCAACGCGATGATCCCAACTTTCTTAAGCATACGTTAGCCTATTATTCCCCCGCAGGAATTGATGTTCAATATATGCCTGTGGTGATTAATATGTTTGAACCGAAAGAACGCAAATATTAA